CTCTCTCATGGCAACAGACGTAATGAGAGCACTTCCGTTCGGAGTTCCCAAGGTTATGATATCTTCAACAGCAGCCTTACCCGGTATGTCTACCAGATATATCGATACAGGTGACATAGCACTTATACATTCTGTTGTAGAAATATCGGGGCTGAGTGATGTTCTTAAAAATGTTATAGACAGGGGAGCTTATGCGATATGTGGAATGGCAGAGGTAGTGGGTCTTAAAACAAAAAAAGGAAAGGGGAAGAAAAAGGCTATTGCCCTTACCATGTTGGGGCCTTGTGAGAAATGTGCAAGCACTGTAAGGGAGATGCTCGAGAAAAGTGGGTATCAGGTTATAGGTTTTTCTGCAGCAGGGATAGGGGACAGGGCAATGGAGGCGATGATCGAGCAAGGGTTTTTTGATGGAGTAATCGACCTTGCCCCCGGGGCTGTTATTGAGCATATAGTAGGCGGGATGAGAGATGCCGGGCCTAACAGGCTGGAGGCAGCGGGAAAGGCAGGTATCCCTCAGATTGTTTCTACGTGCGGTGTAAATCATATTACACCCCCGAAGTCTAAGTATACAGATGACCATAAAATGCGTAGAAAATATAACCTTGATAAATTTCGTACCTGGCTTAGGGCATCCCCTGAGGAACTTAAAATGGCAGCAAATGTCTTTGCTGAAAAGTTGAATAAGTCAGAAGCACCTGTAAAAGCGATAATTCCTCTGAAGGGCTGGTCATCTGTTGATACACCTGGGAGCATAACGCATGATCCAGAGGAAGACAGGATATTTATAAAGGAATTAAGAAAAGGTCTAAAGCCTGAATATGAAATTATAGAGGTAGACGCCAATATGGAAGAGCCTCAATTCGCACAGGCAATTGTAAATGCAAGTTTGGAATTGTTTAAGTAAATTCAAGAAAAGAGTAT
This portion of the Pseudomonadota bacterium genome encodes:
- a CDS encoding Tm-1-like ATP-binding domain-containing protein, with product MKTILIISTLDTKGVETIYLRDKIKELGKIPVIIDISMRLAEGMSADISPSKVAEAGGSSFEEILASRERAKNTAIMTKGAAILALNMWKEGKLDGIIGIGGSTGSLMATDVMRALPFGVPKVMISSTAALPGMSTRYIDTGDIALIHSVVEISGLSDVLKNVIDRGAYAICGMAEVVGLKTKKGKGKKKAIALTMLGPCEKCASTVREMLEKSGYQVIGFSAAGIGDRAMEAMIEQGFFDGVIDLAPGAVIEHIVGGMRDAGPNRLEAAGKAGIPQIVSTCGVNHITPPKSKYTDDHKMRRKYNLDKFRTWLRASPEELKMAANVFAEKLNKSEAPVKAIIPLKGWSSVDTPGSITHDPEEDRIFIKELRKGLKPEYEIIEVDANMEEPQFAQAIVNASLELFK